Proteins encoded by one window of Rhodobium gokarnense:
- a CDS encoding LolA family protein: MTPTASRTAAPRKAPTRRSFLALALGLAGLGAALLSPTGAGATPNLDETAKETLSKINAYFNSVRTMKGEFVQFAPDGSRTEGTFQLARPGRINFRYEKPARMEIIADGKSVAVRDRRLDTQDIWPLNKTPLRFLLADNIDLTSDAKVTRVSVEPDLVTVIIDEESTFGDGRLTLVFDGNNYELRQWTVTDAQGDTSVAIYNVATGVPVSDRAFEINYQRDYLNNRIKD; encoded by the coding sequence ATGACCCCGACCGCATCCCGTACGGCCGCCCCCCGCAAGGCCCCGACGCGCCGCAGCTTCCTCGCCCTTGCGCTCGGCCTTGCCGGCCTCGGCGCGGCGCTGCTGTCGCCGACCGGCGCCGGCGCGACCCCGAACCTCGACGAGACGGCGAAGGAAACGCTCTCCAAGATCAACGCCTATTTCAACTCGGTGCGCACCATGAAGGGCGAGTTCGTGCAGTTCGCCCCGGACGGCAGCCGCACGGAAGGAACCTTTCAGCTCGCCCGTCCCGGCCGCATCAACTTCCGCTACGAAAAGCCGGCCCGCATGGAAATCATCGCCGACGGCAAGTCCGTCGCGGTCCGCGACCGCCGGCTCGACACCCAGGACATCTGGCCGCTGAACAAGACGCCGCTGCGCTTCCTCCTCGCCGACAACATCGACCTGACGAGCGACGCCAAGGTCACCCGCGTCTCCGTCGAACCCGACCTCGTCACCGTCATCATCGACGAGGAGAGCACCTTCGGCGACGGCCGCCTGACCCTCGTCTTCGACGGCAACAATTACGAACTGCGCCAGTGGACCGTCACGGACGCGCAAGGCGACACCTCGGTCGCCATCTACAACGTCGCCACCGGCGTACCGGTCAGCGACAGGGCGTTCGAAATCAACTACCAGCGCGACTACCTGAACAACCGCATCAAGGATTGA
- a CDS encoding NAD(P)H-binding protein, with protein MLGATGTIGRATARALLDRGHEVFVFLRPRGDHPLPADLDGATLRYGDVTDPASLAQDGICGEHFDALVSCMASRTGAPKDAWAIDYQAHSDALKAAKAAGIQQMVLLSAICVQKPLLEFQKAKLAFEKELQDSGLTFSIVRPTAFFKSLSGQLARLRAGKPYLLFGDGTLTACKPISDGDLGNFLADCLTDPALQNRVLPIGGPGPAITPKDQGEELFRLLGQEPRFKKVPPALLDVIVAVLSVGGTVVPALKAKAEFARIGRYYATESMLVWDEAAGRYDAEKTPSYGTETLFDFYARLVAGEIADDRGDHAVF; from the coding sequence ATGCTCGGCGCCACCGGCACCATCGGCCGCGCCACCGCGCGCGCGCTCCTCGACCGCGGCCACGAGGTCTTCGTTTTCCTGCGCCCGCGCGGCGACCACCCGCTTCCCGCAGACCTCGACGGCGCGACCCTGCGCTACGGCGACGTCACCGATCCGGCCTCGCTGGCGCAGGACGGCATTTGCGGCGAGCACTTCGACGCGCTCGTCTCCTGCATGGCCTCGCGGACAGGCGCCCCGAAAGACGCCTGGGCCATCGACTACCAGGCCCACTCCGATGCCCTGAAGGCGGCAAAGGCCGCCGGCATCCAGCAGATGGTGCTGCTCTCGGCCATCTGCGTGCAAAAGCCGCTGCTGGAGTTCCAGAAGGCCAAGCTCGCCTTCGAGAAGGAATTGCAGGACTCCGGCCTCACCTTCTCCATCGTCCGCCCGACCGCCTTCTTCAAGTCCCTGTCGGGCCAGCTCGCGCGATTGAGGGCCGGAAAACCCTATCTCCTCTTCGGCGACGGCACCCTGACGGCATGCAAGCCGATCAGCGACGGCGACCTCGGCAATTTCCTTGCCGACTGCCTGACCGATCCGGCACTCCAGAACCGCGTCCTCCCCATCGGCGGCCCCGGCCCGGCGATCACGCCAAAAGACCAGGGCGAGGAGCTGTTCCGGCTCTTAGGCCAGGAACCACGCTTCAAAAAGGTGCCCCCGGCCCTCCTCGACGTCATCGTCGCGGTTTTGTCAGTTGGCGGCACCGTCGTGCCGGCCTTGAAAGCCAAGGCCGAGTTCGCCCGTATCGGCCGCTACTACGCAACAGAGTCGATGCTGGTCTGGGACGAGGCGGCCGGCCGCTACGACGCCGAAAAAACGCCCTCCTACGGCACGGAAACCCTCTTCGATTTTTATGCCAGGCTCGTTGCCGGCGAAATTGCCGACGACCGCGGCGATCACGCGGTGTTTTGA
- a CDS encoding L,D-transpeptidase family protein — MRSMDGDAAFVIRVRARPGEPQKGLISVAGLSAPCALGRGGITRLKREGDGATPAGTFRLLSVFYRPDRRLRPRTLLPLMKLRPDLGWCDDPTDRNYNRPVLLPYPANHEVLWRDDRLYDIVVVLDINIRPRRRGAGSALFFHIAKPDFAPTEGCVAVAPETMRRVLEMAGGNAVMVVE, encoded by the coding sequence ATGAGGTCCATGGATGGGGATGCGGCGTTCGTCATCCGCGTGCGGGCAAGGCCGGGAGAGCCGCAAAAGGGGCTGATCTCGGTTGCCGGGCTGAGCGCGCCGTGCGCGCTCGGGCGCGGCGGAATCACACGCCTGAAGCGGGAAGGCGACGGGGCGACGCCGGCCGGCACGTTCCGTCTGCTGTCGGTCTTCTATCGGCCCGACCGGAGGCTGCGGCCGCGCACGCTCCTGCCGCTGATGAAACTCCGTCCCGATCTCGGCTGGTGCGACGATCCGACCGACCGCAACTACAATCGCCCGGTGCTGCTGCCCTATCCGGCAAACCACGAGGTCCTGTGGCGCGACGATCGGCTCTACGACATCGTCGTCGTCCTCGACATCAACATCCGGCCGCGAAGGCGCGGCGCGGGGAGTGCGCTGTTCTTCCACATCGCGAAACCGGACTTTGCGCCGACGGAGGGGTGTGTTGCGGTGGCGCCGGAGACGATGCGGCGGGTGCTGGAGATGGCTGGGGGGAATGCGGTGATGGTGGTGGAATAG
- a CDS encoding DUF418 domain-containing protein, with product MSAADIAEAPLGAGIARAAARTGGRTNAAERIGAMDAVRGFAVCGILIRNIFVFAIPGLAYSLPLMWGGDEMADLQAWGFVELFVDGSMRALFSLLFGATALLLLQKADSGGLAAVDYFYRRLMWLMLFGLVHAYLLLSPVDILFVYGCLGLMIFPLRNLRPRTLLIVAGAGLAVTALLSTLEWQITEENAKQANAGTVIEAAQPVQPATFVTKAEDGAGDAPIVLIGSGTNAAPADEAAEPDEETQAEEDATEAINQSWIADVADRREGYLYNLVTSAGTAFANHSTDLFKTHLVDVGALILIGMAFFKLGIVTGARSTRFYLMMLMLGYGVGVTVNGMEIMAAVLPAEEAGSTDWTSITYDLGRIGNAFGHLSLIVLLTRLPMATVFTSMLKATGRLALTNYLLQTMVFTGLFFGYGFGLYGSFSHSQLLLMAFAMIAVQLVGSRLYLMAFSQGPFEWLLRRLIVWKSAKPALTLPSMPPKSPATAPTATTA from the coding sequence ATGAGCGCCGCCGACATCGCCGAGGCGCCGCTCGGCGCCGGCATCGCACGCGCGGCGGCCCGCACCGGCGGGCGCACCAACGCGGCCGAGCGCATCGGCGCCATGGACGCCGTGCGCGGCTTTGCCGTTTGCGGCATCCTCATCCGCAACATCTTCGTCTTCGCCATTCCCGGCCTTGCCTATTCGCTGCCCTTGATGTGGGGCGGCGATGAGATGGCCGACCTTCAGGCCTGGGGCTTCGTGGAACTGTTCGTTGACGGCTCCATGCGGGCGCTGTTCTCGCTGCTGTTCGGCGCCACCGCGCTCTTGCTGTTGCAGAAGGCCGATTCCGGCGGCCTCGCCGCGGTCGACTATTTTTACCGCCGGCTGATGTGGCTGATGCTGTTCGGCCTCGTCCACGCCTATCTGCTGCTGTCGCCGGTCGACATCCTGTTCGTCTATGGCTGCCTTGGCCTGATGATCTTTCCCTTGCGGAACCTCAGGCCCCGCACCCTGCTGATCGTCGCCGGCGCCGGCCTTGCCGTCACCGCCCTGCTGTCGACCCTGGAATGGCAGATCACCGAAGAGAACGCCAAACAGGCCAACGCCGGCACCGTTATCGAGGCCGCGCAGCCGGTGCAACCCGCCACCTTCGTCACCAAGGCCGAGGACGGGGCCGGGGACGCTCCCATCGTTCTTATCGGGTCCGGTACGAATGCAGCACCGGCCGACGAAGCCGCCGAGCCCGACGAGGAGACGCAGGCCGAAGAAGACGCCACCGAGGCGATCAACCAGTCCTGGATCGCCGACGTCGCCGACCGCCGCGAGGGCTATCTCTACAATCTGGTGACCTCGGCCGGCACGGCCTTCGCCAACCATTCGACCGACCTCTTCAAGACCCATCTCGTCGATGTCGGCGCCCTCATCCTGATCGGCATGGCCTTCTTCAAGCTCGGCATCGTCACCGGCGCCCGGTCCACCCGCTTCTATCTGATGATGCTGATGCTCGGCTACGGCGTCGGCGTCACCGTAAACGGCATGGAGATCATGGCCGCCGTGCTGCCCGCCGAGGAGGCCGGCAGCACCGACTGGACCTCGATCACCTACGATCTCGGCCGCATTGGCAACGCCTTCGGCCACCTTTCCCTCATCGTCCTCTTGACGCGCCTGCCGATGGCAACGGTCTTCACCTCCATGCTGAAGGCGACCGGCCGGCTGGCGCTCACCAACTATCTTCTTCAGACGATGGTCTTCACCGGCCTCTTCTTCGGCTACGGCTTCGGCCTTTACGGCAGCTTCTCCCACAGCCAGCTGCTGCTCATGGCCTTTGCCATGATCGCGGTTCAGCTCGTCGGCTCGCGGCTCTATCTGATGGCGTTCAGCCAGGGCCCGTTCGAATGGCTGTTGCGGCGGCTGATCGTCTGGAAGTCCGCAAAACCTGCCCTGACACTCCCGTCGATGCCGCCCAAATCCCCCGCGACGGCGCCGACGGCCACCACCGCCTGA
- a CDS encoding response regulator transcription factor, translating to MTARKILIVDDDDDLREALMEQLSLYEEFESIEASSAAKGVQMARNDHIDLLLMDVGLSDMDGREAVKLLRKSGFKAPIIMLTGHDTDSDTILGLEAGANDYVVKPFKFAVLLARIRAHLRQHEQSEDATFSIGPYTFRPSAKLLLDEKGAKVRLTEKETSILKYLYRTGEKPVGRDVLLHEVWGYNSGVTTHTLETHIYRLRQKIERDPSNAELLVTEAGGYKLVP from the coding sequence ATGACGGCCCGCAAGATTCTGATTGTCGACGACGACGACGATTTGCGCGAAGCGCTGATGGAGCAATTGTCGCTCTATGAGGAGTTCGAGTCCATCGAGGCGTCCAGCGCCGCCAAGGGCGTCCAGATGGCCCGCAACGACCATATCGACCTGTTGCTGATGGATGTCGGCCTCAGCGACATGGACGGCCGCGAGGCGGTGAAGCTCCTGAGGAAGAGCGGCTTCAAGGCGCCGATCATCATGCTGACCGGCCACGACACCGACTCCGACACCATCCTCGGGCTGGAGGCCGGCGCCAACGACTATGTGGTCAAGCCGTTCAAGTTCGCGGTGCTGCTCGCCCGCATCCGCGCCCATCTGCGCCAGCACGAGCAGAGCGAGGACGCCACCTTTTCCATCGGCCCCTACACGTTCAGGCCGAGCGCAAAACTCCTGCTCGACGAGAAGGGCGCCAAGGTACGGCTGACCGAGAAAGAGACCTCGATCCTGAAATACCTCTACCGCACGGGCGAAAAGCCGGTCGGCCGCGATGTGCTGCTGCACGAGGTCTGGGGCTACAATTCCGGCGTCACCACCCACACGCTCGAAACCCACATCTATCGCCTGCGTCAGAAAATCGAGCGCGATCCCTCCAACGCAGAGCTTCTCGTAACGGAAGCCGGCGGTTATAAGCTTGTTCCCTAA
- a CDS encoding FtsK/SpoIIIE family DNA translocase, translating into MRASRTQQNLMIDEGGIRQWLRRHLVMAAGLALVALAAALAAALATWSIGDPSLNHVTDTDVRNALGKPGAIVADILIQMIGLAAAVVLLPVVLWGWQLMSGHVMRIGRKPLAAWLLGTFLLSGALAVIPIPDTWPLPTGLGGVAGDMALRIPAAILGTGSTFAIALIGAGFGIPAIAAFVYAAGWWRREAPAAADDDIGRTYYDDEEDEEDEDDRGFAPAVGALAHWVLQARATLRRAGAGRRGSIVSAMRERLAGDDEDPLDDRARVEPVLEGTPAADDWEEDWDDADVADPDAHTDTPVQRAVAVSKPTGSLKPGKRVMREAQPSLLRNEAFEFPPIHLLAEAKKQSGNRSGLSTQALEQNARLLEGVLDDFGVRGEIIAVHPGPVVTLYELEPAPGIKSSRVIGLADDIARSMSAISARVAVIPGKNAIGIELPNQRRETVFLRELIASEDFEKSKAKLSLCLGKTIGGDPVIADLARMPHLLVAGTTGSGKSVSINTMILSLLYRLPPDKCKLIMIDPKMLELSVYDGIPHLLSPVVTDPKKAVVALKWTVREMEERYQKMSKLGVRNIDGFNTRVAQAEKKGETITRTVQTGFDPDTGEAIYEEEDLDLAPMPYIVVIVDEMADLMMVAGKDIEGAIQRLAQMARAAGIHIIMATQRPSVDVITGTIKANFPTRISFQVTSKIDSRTILGEQGAEQLLGQGDMLYMAGGGRIQRVHGPFVADDEVEEIVAHLKDQGAPEYLDQITNEEDADGSPYDLLASGSDDSNDLYDQAVAVVLRDRKASTSYVQRRLSIGYNRAASIIERMEQEGLIGPANHAGKREILVGEGAEDY; encoded by the coding sequence ATGCGGGCATCTAGGACGCAACAGAACCTGATGATCGATGAGGGCGGCATCCGCCAGTGGCTGCGCCGCCATCTGGTCATGGCCGCCGGCCTTGCCCTTGTGGCCCTTGCCGCCGCGCTCGCCGCCGCCCTTGCCACCTGGTCGATCGGCGACCCGAGCCTCAACCACGTCACCGACACCGACGTCCGCAACGCCCTCGGCAAGCCCGGCGCCATCGTCGCCGACATCCTCATCCAGATGATCGGCCTTGCCGCCGCCGTCGTGCTCCTGCCCGTCGTGCTGTGGGGCTGGCAGCTCATGTCCGGCCACGTCATGCGCATCGGCAGGAAGCCGCTCGCCGCCTGGCTCCTCGGCACGTTTCTGCTTTCCGGCGCCCTTGCCGTCATCCCGATTCCCGACACCTGGCCGTTGCCGACGGGCCTCGGCGGCGTTGCCGGCGACATGGCGCTGCGCATTCCCGCCGCCATCCTCGGCACCGGCTCGACCTTCGCCATCGCCCTCATCGGCGCCGGCTTCGGCATTCCGGCGATCGCCGCCTTCGTCTACGCCGCCGGCTGGTGGCGCCGCGAGGCGCCGGCCGCTGCGGACGACGATATCGGCCGGACCTATTACGACGACGAGGAGGATGAAGAGGACGAGGACGACCGCGGCTTCGCGCCCGCCGTCGGCGCCCTCGCCCACTGGGTCCTGCAGGCCCGCGCGACGCTGCGCCGGGCCGGAGCGGGCCGCAGGGGCTCCATCGTGTCGGCCATGCGCGAGCGCCTTGCCGGCGACGACGAGGATCCGCTCGACGACCGCGCCCGCGTCGAGCCGGTGCTGGAAGGCACCCCGGCGGCCGACGACTGGGAGGAGGATTGGGACGACGCCGACGTCGCCGATCCGGATGCCCACACCGACACCCCGGTCCAGCGCGCGGTCGCCGTCTCCAAGCCGACCGGCAGCCTGAAGCCCGGCAAGCGCGTCATGCGCGAGGCCCAGCCCTCGCTTCTGCGCAACGAGGCCTTCGAGTTCCCGCCGATCCATCTTCTCGCCGAGGCCAAGAAGCAGTCCGGCAACCGCTCCGGCCTCAGCACCCAGGCGCTGGAACAGAACGCCCGACTGCTGGAAGGCGTGCTCGACGATTTCGGCGTACGCGGCGAAATCATTGCGGTCCATCCGGGCCCGGTCGTCACCCTCTACGAGCTGGAGCCGGCGCCGGGCATCAAGTCGTCCCGCGTCATCGGCCTTGCCGACGACATCGCCCGCTCCATGAGCGCGATCTCCGCCCGCGTCGCCGTCATCCCCGGCAAGAACGCCATCGGCATCGAGCTGCCGAACCAGCGCCGCGAGACGGTGTTCCTGCGCGAGCTCATCGCCTCGGAGGACTTCGAGAAATCGAAGGCCAAGCTCTCGCTCTGCCTCGGCAAGACCATCGGCGGCGACCCGGTGATCGCCGACCTTGCCCGCATGCCGCACCTGCTCGTTGCCGGCACCACCGGCTCGGGCAAGTCGGTCTCCATCAACACCATGATCCTGTCGCTGCTCTACCGGCTGCCGCCGGACAAGTGCAAGCTGATCATGATCGACCCGAAGATGCTGGAACTCTCCGTCTATGACGGCATCCCGCACCTCCTCTCCCCCGTCGTCACCGACCCGAAGAAGGCCGTCGTCGCGCTGAAATGGACCGTGCGCGAGATGGAAGAGCGCTACCAGAAAATGTCGAAGCTGGGCGTGCGCAACATCGACGGCTTCAACACCCGCGTCGCCCAGGCCGAGAAGAAGGGCGAGACCATCACCCGCACGGTGCAGACCGGCTTCGACCCCGACACCGGCGAGGCGATCTACGAGGAGGAAGACCTCGATCTGGCGCCGATGCCCTATATCGTCGTCATCGTCGACGAGATGGCCGACCTGATGATGGTCGCCGGCAAGGACATCGAGGGCGCCATCCAGCGCCTTGCCCAGATGGCCCGCGCCGCCGGCATCCACATCATCATGGCGACCCAGCGCCCGTCGGTCGACGTCATCACCGGCACCATCAAGGCGAATTTCCCGACCCGCATCTCGTTCCAGGTGACCTCCAAGATCGACAGCCGCACGATCCTCGGCGAACAGGGCGCCGAACAGCTCCTCGGCCAGGGCGACATGCTCTATATGGCCGGTGGCGGGCGCATCCAGCGCGTGCACGGCCCGTTCGTCGCCGACGACGAGGTGGAGGAGATCGTCGCCCACCTGAAGGACCAGGGCGCGCCGGAATATCTCGACCAGATCACCAACGAGGAAGACGCCGACGGCAGCCCCTACGACCTTCTGGCCTCCGGCTCGGACGATTCCAACGACCTCTACGACCAGGCCGTCGCCGTCGTCCTGCGCGACCGCAAGGCCTCGACCAGCTACGTCCAGCGCCGCCTGTCGATCGGCTACAACCGCGCCGCCTCGATCATCGAGCGTATGGAGCAGGAGGGCCTGATCGGCCCGGCCAACCACGCCGGCAAGCGCGAGATCCTGGTCGGCGAAGGCGCCGAAGACTATTGA
- a CDS encoding Crp/Fnr family transcriptional regulator, translated as MTLEEDIDLFRQVPLLADFTDEQLRLLAFGSEDRVLAAGTVLFEAGDRGSTAYLVGSGRIELRSADDRQLLAMVKPGTLIGETALMTETVCQNRAVAGEETEIVQIRRSLFRRILREYPDLAVRIYQAYADRLKGTIRDLNRVRDSLVAIDPEAGEPFTDSLGEDG; from the coding sequence ATGACCCTCGAAGAAGACATCGACCTCTTCCGCCAAGTGCCGCTGCTCGCCGACTTCACCGACGAGCAATTGCGCCTGCTCGCCTTCGGCTCGGAAGATCGCGTGCTCGCCGCCGGCACGGTCCTCTTTGAGGCCGGCGACCGGGGCAGCACCGCCTATCTCGTCGGCTCCGGCCGGATCGAGCTGAGGAGCGCTGACGACCGCCAGCTCCTGGCGATGGTCAAGCCCGGCACCCTCATCGGCGAGACGGCGCTGATGACGGAGACCGTCTGCCAGAACCGGGCCGTTGCCGGCGAAGAGACCGAGATCGTCCAGATCCGCCGCTCCCTCTTCCGGCGCATCCTGCGCGAATACCCGGATCTCGCCGTGCGCATCTACCAAGCCTATGCGGACCGCCTGAAGGGCACGATCCGCGACCTCAACCGGGTCCGCGACAGCCTCGTCGCCATCGACCCGGAGGCCGGGGAGCCGTTTACCGATTCCCTCGGCGAGGACGGCTGA
- a CDS encoding aminotransferase class I/II-fold pyridoxal phosphate-dependent enzyme, with amino-acid sequence MQPVERPGGGLAGESPFRRLATLIAGIEPGKPPIDLSIGEPRHAMPDFVAGTLAGHTAEFSRYPPILGTEEFRTTVAGWLDRRYHLGEAVDPERHITILAGSREGLFSAAITARDRSAERIRTTNARPAILLPNPFYHAYAAAAHTLELEPVFIEAGPETGYLPDPDKLAPDLLDRLVAAYVASPVAPQGTVASADFWTAMIGLARKHGFMLFADECYSEIYRETPPPGALQAANDLGGDFANLMVFNSLSKRSNLAGLRCGFAAGDPGFLAEWTRLRNMSAPQVPLPLQAVGAAAYGFEAHVIDNRQLYNEKFNAAAEILQGRFGAATPDGGFFLWLDMEAVGGGEEAALRLWREAGIRTVPGGYLAGTLADGTNPGARYLRLALVEKRSRVEEALHRLVELFG; translated from the coding sequence ATGCAGCCGGTGGAAAGACCCGGTGGCGGGCTGGCGGGGGAATCGCCGTTTCGCCGACTGGCGACGCTGATTGCGGGCATCGAGCCCGGCAAGCCGCCGATCGATTTGTCGATCGGCGAACCACGCCATGCCATGCCCGATTTCGTCGCCGGCACACTGGCAGGGCATACCGCCGAATTCTCCCGCTATCCACCGATCCTCGGCACCGAGGAATTCCGCACCACCGTCGCCGGCTGGCTCGACCGCCGTTACCATCTGGGCGAGGCGGTCGACCCGGAACGCCACATCACCATCCTTGCCGGCTCCCGCGAAGGCCTTTTTTCCGCCGCGATCACCGCGCGCGACCGGTCGGCGGAACGCATCCGCACCACAAATGCCCGCCCAGCGATCCTGTTGCCGAACCCGTTCTACCACGCCTATGCCGCCGCCGCGCACACGCTGGAGCTGGAGCCCGTCTTCATCGAGGCGGGGCCGGAAACCGGCTATCTGCCCGATCCGGACAAGCTCGCGCCGGACCTCCTCGACCGGCTGGTGGCCGCCTATGTCGCCTCGCCCGTCGCCCCCCAGGGAACGGTCGCCAGCGCCGACTTCTGGACGGCCATGATCGGCCTTGCCCGCAAGCACGGCTTCATGCTGTTCGCCGACGAGTGCTACTCGGAGATCTACCGCGAGACGCCGCCGCCGGGCGCCCTTCAGGCCGCCAACGACCTCGGCGGCGACTTCGCCAATCTGATGGTCTTCAACTCGCTCTCCAAGCGCTCCAACCTTGCCGGCCTGCGCTGCGGCTTTGCCGCCGGCGACCCGGGCTTCCTTGCCGAGTGGACGCGCCTTCGCAACATGTCGGCGCCCCAGGTGCCGCTGCCGCTGCAGGCGGTCGGTGCGGCTGCTTACGGCTTTGAGGCCCACGTCATCGACAACCGGCAGCTCTACAACGAAAAATTTAACGCTGCGGCCGAGATACTTCAGGGACGATTCGGCGCTGCGACGCCCGACGGCGGCTTCTTCCTCTGGCTCGACATGGAGGCCGTCGGCGGCGGCGAGGAGGCCGCGCTGAGGCTCTGGCGCGAGGCGGGCATCAGGACCGTGCCGGGCGGCTATCTGGCCGGAACCCTTGCCGACGGAACAAACCCCGGCGCGCGCTATCTGCGCCTGGCGCTGGTGGAAAAGAGAAGCCGGGTCGAAGAGGCGCTCCACCGCCTCGTTGAGCTGTTTGGATAG
- a CDS encoding DUF2269 domain-containing protein: MMKKKTLKFLHTMASCGMVGALAGHMAVLASGPAETAAEFAAGREIIATLGNYILFPSVGIILVSGLLSFAAHPPFQKARWSIYKLLLGLGVFEGSVALIQTKANYGTKVAAQVVAGTAPLEAYAAGLSKEWALLWALMALCIVNIVLGVWRPRFERRQKAARKEEPKKTETGEEESQPAT; encoded by the coding sequence ATGATGAAGAAGAAGACCCTGAAATTCCTGCACACCATGGCGTCCTGCGGCATGGTCGGGGCGCTCGCCGGCCACATGGCGGTGCTCGCTTCCGGCCCGGCCGAGACCGCCGCAGAGTTCGCCGCCGGCCGCGAGATCATCGCGACGCTCGGCAACTACATCCTGTTCCCGTCCGTCGGCATCATCCTGGTGTCGGGCCTGTTGTCCTTCGCCGCCCATCCGCCGTTCCAGAAGGCCCGCTGGTCGATCTACAAGCTGCTCCTGGGGCTGGGCGTCTTTGAGGGCAGCGTCGCCCTGATCCAGACGAAGGCCAATTACGGCACGAAGGTCGCCGCCCAGGTCGTCGCCGGAACGGCACCGCTGGAAGCCTACGCCGCCGGCCTTTCCAAGGAATGGGCGCTGCTCTGGGCGCTGATGGCCCTGTGCATCGTCAATATCGTCCTCGGCGTCTGGCGCCCGCGCTTCGAGCGCCGACAGAAAGCCGCACGCAAGGAAGAGCCGAAAAAGACGGAAACCGGCGAAGAGGAATCCCAGCCGGCGACCTGA